atatatattagggtgagccaaaaaaaccaacctatcgaatttacgtctcaaaaaggacctatatatcgagaaaaaaattctcccattgggcaaaatttttagctcaattttaaaaggtgtcggtagccatttgaaatttcccatttaaattacatgcaaaaaaattttttttgattaaaaatattataacttttgaaccatgagagacaaaaattcggctctagaatattcttgtagggcattaaatttcttagaaGAAAGTCCtaggagtcgaatttgtaaactcgatatttcgtatactaacaggctatcAAAGTCTCGAGTAAACAGGATCATACAAATATAaggttttatttggattttccaaatacttttctttcaTTGTGATCGGGTAGAAAAAACGGACAACTCGAACAACttggcaaaatttttttttcttcaaaatcgTTTCTAATCGTCACTTACGATTCTCATCATCCCATCCGTACAATTTTGAGTGATTCAAAGTATTCAGGAATTTTTCAGTAGACAAGGCATTGTTGGTCACAAAATATTAAGGTATGTCTTCTTCTCTATATTGAGATTTTAGTAAAGTTACCCCTgcggctgaggcagccgttcggcacgcgcgtggctcgggcgatcaccgaagttaagcagcatcgagcatggccactacttggctgggtgaccgttTAGCCACACGTCGGGTTCGAACGAGGGTCTCTGACCGTTAGGCGTgggatgaagatccagtgatcggtaaaatgggaattttatcgatcactggaccttcacccaaaccgaaactgtactggctaggttttctctgtggtttccctATGTCACTACACCTCCATTGCACAAGGGAGGTTGTAGGGCATcaccgtaatgatgcagtacagtataagcacaagtcgggccacagccgcacaatgaaGGTAGAAAGAGAAGTAAAGCAGTTGCGATATAAaggcaaaaagtgtaaaaggccGTTACTACGGCTATATactagaaaacaattaaaattaaaaaaaaaaaaggtcaaaGTAACCCTGATAGCACGAGTTGCTCGTCAAAAAGTTGGTATTCATTagtttgcgaccaacttgacgacaagttgtcgacaactctaGCTTTTGCGACTCTTGGCTACAGGTTAGCGCCAACTTTTTCAGAAAGTTGGCGCTAGTGAAGAGCCGCAATTCGAAAGCAagtttctgagaaaattgaaggcaactTTCCGTCAATTTATGGATTGCCAACTTTTGGCCACCAACTTATTggattttcaacttttgccaGCAACTTTCTTAGAAAGTGTCTATCAACTTAGGAAATAccaacttttgcggccaacttggcgacTAGTTGCTGCTGTTAGTTTGACGCCAGTTTCtcgccaacttggctatcaagGTATTTATCTTCAACAATTTAGTTTTTTCGGCCTTTATTCACTAATGGTATTGTAGATATCTTCTTTACTAAGATTAgatatagacaattttattattatatgcatttaaaatgaaaaaagtacaAATTATAGTTCGAATATGGTTATCGTCACATTTTAAAAAGACAGCTACAATTTATGTATTGCATACATCTGTAAAAATGTCATTTATCGAGTGATTATGTAAATGTAAGATAATAATAGATAAGTTCAATATGTTAGATagtttaatgaattaatattaataaactataagaatgaaaaatataaaactgcATTTGCCTAAATCACCATCTCTATTAGTATCAATTTTGACTTGCGTTTCTTCACAAAGTCAATGTAGATAGatggtttttttatattttagattCATTAACGTCTCCGATAATCCAGGGGTTGTACGCATAAATTATCGGATACTTGAACATAACCAGGCTTACACGTACAACTATTATCTATACAATCAGAATGTTCCGTGACGCATTGACCTTCCAACCAACAGAATCCACCTAAAACCGGTGCACAcgattgattaataaatgcGATGTGATTCGGTTTGCAtacacatttattattaattgagcAATCCATGTGTAATGCATCTCTACAATCTGAACGTACAGAACAATCGGGTAACGATAATGCTGAAATAACATAATAAACAATAGAcacgttaattaaatttttatcttcacaattaattaacataCTTTTCACACATTGGTCATCAGATGCTGATAAATATGCGGGTTTGCATTGACACATATTATTTACACAACATGAATGTTCGATATAACAATTACCATCGTTTAAACAATATCCTCCGATAATTACCGTGCACGTAAATTGATTGAGTGAAATACTATTTTCAATGCATACGCATATTTTACCATTCGAGCATTTTGcgttttttattgaatcacaGTCTGCATTTGATTCACATGACATTCCCAATGAAACTTTAACGacaacaaatatataaatttatgaactatataaattacttggatttatttaattacaaagaatcaaaatttgcTTAAGAGGATGTGTCATCtattctctttctcacacacaTGTGAACGAACGGAACTGTCCTTGTTGCACTTATTTTAGCAaatgtaaatttcaaatgagccgTTCTCAGATATAATCTGCAATTTCCGAACGAGAAACATttcattcgataaataataagtttacgcatcgaatgacatatttcgtttaataatttgggtCTTTACCTGTGAAAAcggttcatttgaaaatcacctgGTACACTCTCTTAAGTTGGtttcataatgaaaaaaaaataaaaaatttatgtttaccTGGTATACATTCATCACTGGATCGagctataaaattatacttgcATAGACATACGTTAAGAATACAAAAAGTATTATCTGGAAGGCAATCTTCATTTTTTGAACAGTAACCACCTATAATGGGTTGACAAATTTCATTCAATTCTATGTAAGTTGGTTTACAGATACATGTCTGGTTTTCTGAACAATATCTACGCTCTGAATCGTCACAATCGTTATTTTGACGACAATACTTTGATTTGGTATAGCATTGTTCTTTTGCCGAACAGAAATGGTATTTTATTAGTTCACATGTTGTTTCATTAATTGAAACATAATTTTCTTTGCAAACacatttgttatttatcgAACATATTGCATGTTTTACAGCCTTACAATCCAAATTACAATCGCAGGTACCCTTCAAACGCTCTGGAAAAAAAAGGAAGCAAACAATAAGGAGCTTCTTTCCAATACGttcatttatataattatagtaaCCTGGTATGCAATAATTATCGGACTGAGGTAAATAATTACGTTTACATTGACATTTATTGTCAACGCAAACAGCATTAGATGTTGCACATCCTTCATTGTTCAAACATGGTTCATTTAACAAAGGTGAACACGTTGTCTCATTTAATGCAATATGATTTCCAATACAAACACATTCGTTATTCTCCGAGCATATTGAATGCATCACATGAACACAGccgttattattatcacagtATTTCTTAAGGTCACCTTGCAATAGAGAAAAGCAAGTAATTGCATGACTTGTATTCTGAACATCCACTATTTGCGGTAAATGTACTTACTTGATAAACATCGGTTATTAGATTGCCGAACGAAGCCATCCGCGCATCGGCATACTCTACGAAAACAACGGGAGTACATGGGATGACAATCACTACTTTCCACACAATATTCTCCAATAAGCGCTGCACATGTGTTATTGGTTAACTGAAGGTAATTCGATTTGCAAACGCACTTATTGTCGTCAGAACATTTcgcatattttattttactacagTCATGATCTGCTCTACACGCAAGTCCCAACAagacttaataaaaaaatgaaagaatagtaataatataaaatattttttatttatgttccaCATGATGCATACTTACGAGGTAAGCATTTATAATTAGAATCTCGCACATAGTTAGGTTGGCATGAACATTGGTTATTAATACAAGTCGATTTATTCGTGCCACATGTGTCATTGTAACGACAAAATTCTCCCAATAACGGTGCACAAGCTATTTCACTCAGTTTTACATGACTACTgttacaaaaacatttttttctcttttctgAGCATTTGGCGTTCGGTGCCCTTTCGCaatgttgatttttttcacaaaatacGTCTAAAAactctataaaataattaagatcaTTTGATATATTTGTAAGCCACTATTGAAAACCGTTATTACCATCAATACATTCATTGTTTGATTGTTCTATAAAGTCATGATTGCATTGACATGCATGGTTGACACAAACAGAATTATTTGTTATACATTGTTCATCATTCCTACAATATTCACCCAGTAATGGAGCACACATTGTGTTATTAAAAGGAACGTGATTCGATTgacaaatacattttttattttttgaacacTTTGCactgaataaatttctacaATCGTCATCATATTCGCAATTCCATCCTAACAAAGCTGTAAtcatatagtaataataataataatttattttgaattcaatCCGATGGAACGAATGAATTGTTCGTATGTTTTGTCACCGTTCTTAAAATACACACTTGGTAAACATTGTTTATTGTATAAAGGTGAATAAAAAGCTTCACATTCGCATCGATTATTAATACATTgtgagtttgaaattttacattcgtcatcttttgaacaaaatccACCTATAATTGGCCCACACAATGTTTCATTAAACTGCGTATGTCTTTCATCacaaacacattttttatcttttgaacaaattccaaattttattttatgacaaTCTTCGTGAACAACGCAAGGCTCTTCcaaatatactattaaatattaaatataactacatataatCTTTTCACACCCATGTTAACTAATATATTATGAAATCAATTTACTTGGATGGCATTTGAATTCTTGATAAACATAATTATGTTTACATCGACACTTGTTATCAATGCAAAGAGAGTTATTAATTGCACAAGGTTCATGGTCTTGACAACTTTGATTGTACATTGGTGCACATACTGTCTGGTCGATCGGATAATGATTGATTATACACGCACATACTTTTGCTTTTATACAGCTTGAAtgatttatgaatttattacAATCAGAATCACGATTACAAGGCATTCgcataaaaactaaatttttttaaattagtaaaaaagaTCAAATCTATGATTTAAAATGCTTAATGAATCTAATATTTACCTTCTTTACAACGTGCATTAGATTCAGGATGTAAGTTAGGCTTACATTTGCATTTATTATCAACACAGATAGAATTCATAACTACGCATTCATCATTGGTTTCACAAAATCCACCTAAAAGTGGTGCACACAACGTTGAATTCAATGCAGTGGTATTAGCtgtacatttacatttattatcataCGCCGAACATTTTGCGAATTTCACTACTTCGCATTTACTATCGTCAGTGCAAGGTTCTCCTAGTATTTCTGgaacgtaaaaaaatatcgttaaaaatctttaaaacttaatttaattCGATTACTTGATTAAGTATCTAATAAGTAAGCTAACTTAGCTTGCATTGATTATTAGACAGACGTGAATAATTCGCCCTGCACCAACATTCGTTATGAAtacaaatagaattatcaggTGCACACTTTTCATTATTCACACAATATTCACCCAGTAGCGGTGCACATATGGTAAAGTTGACTTCAATAGTATTAGACCTGCAAATACACGTGTTATCTTCTGAACACTTTGAATGCAATATTTCATCACAATCCTCATTTCGTGTGCAAAACATTCCTATATATTctgtaatataattaaaaattacaactaatGGTACTGGAATCCATGAAAAGACGAAGTTTTTCTCAGTCATCCATAAAAGTACCTTGCTTTTTACATGTGAACAAATCatggagtttatttttttcacacgtACTTCTTATCTCACAGCATGGTTGTTGGTAGGAAGGATTACACTGgtatgatatttaattaaaatgaaattttttacaaattacatTAGCACTGAACATGCTCACTTCTCAGATGTATTCATagtcaaattatattttgtattatttaaatgaatccGTCTCATAATAAGAATAGTCATAATATCCAGTACATACACATTTATATCATACCAAGTATACTTACTTGATCATTGTTCTGCGCACATTGAtagttgtaattatttttgtttccgAAAATTGTATTGGCATATAGCAAAATCAAAACTAAGACTCGAAACATTTCCGATGATGTGACCCTAATTTGCACTctcgaaattaaattttttttttatgtttaatttcaaatacttctttttaaattggatatgtaaagaaaaaattctttatgtgttaaaaaaaaataaactccgtGTACTACCTGATTAATCGAAAAAtactgttataaatatatcctTATCTTTATAAAACCTGATAATTCcactcttttttattttttttcaaatttttactttaattcaaCAACAAATTTGATATGACTTTTatacgatatttttttatttggctGGTTGAATTACATCCTTTTCAATCGAAACTGTTGGTATTTCTAAGGTCATAGGTCAATTAAGttatctaattattttgatatatttatgtataaacaaaaatccttttttaccAACATTATGTTATAAATCTTCAATGAaaatctaatttatttatagaggGTATACCGGGACACGGTGGCCTGTtgctaaaaataaagaaattaaaaacttttctccataattcaaatttttttagtttcaataaatttctcatacatcaatttataaaaaaaaaatttaatatctgtAGATATTTTAAGTGTCTCATTCTACTCTCAATCTGTATTTTAACTTATAGTCCCTAATACATTCTACATTACTACAgaattttcaagaaatattATATTCGGTTTtccacaaaaattttgaacaaatgcCATTGTGCTTCGGGTAGACCACCATGCCTCAGTCTCTTGTATTTAAGTTTATTGTtctcttaattattttcaatctgTCACcgaaatccaaaaaaaaaaatcataaaagaaaaacttttttgctaccccgattttaaaaaatcgagatTTCATCAGATATCGATGTCTTGAGATCCTAGAaaccaattttaaaaatttgaaaaatccgatctcaaaaaaaaaattacacttgatattttatttttcaaattatacaatttactacaactcggaaactatggacttcagcgacttgactcataaaacttttttggaagggaataaaattttctataaaattcttattaaaatttttagtgtatTTTTATTGGTTTACGTTTTGCAAGCTGATACAGGTCAATTTCATTGGAAAAGTGACttccgcaacggacacaagtAAAACAGCTTGAATAACAGTTAAGTTactatgggcacttttgaagaacactTTCTCTACAATTTGCGACAAACTACGCTACGACATTATCAAatgcagctgagtattagaagtttgaaaaaaaagtaatttagttTACGTGTATTCTAAATGGGAAATCGTTGGAATCAAACGGAAAGTACTtaggattaaaattaaaagctcaaacttgacaataattttagtttcagCATAAAGAACAATATTTTGCTCGATGAAAAACGGAAAACAAACTCTCGCCGGAAACGAAACAcgcatatattatatatatatatatatatatatatatatatatatttaaaattataacttatagtttaaatatatagaatatcacatttttaaaaaacaatgacTGTTTGTGATCACATACAActgaaaaatgtaattaatgaaGTTAATATGTAAatgtatgataataataaacaaattcaaTGTGTTAAATAgtttagtaaattaataatattaaattatcggAATTACAAAATATAGTACTGTATCTGCATAGATTAGCTATTAGTACCAATTTTGACTTGCAGTAATGCTGGAAATTAATTTGTTCCCCACGTTCCCTTTTATATCGATAGAAGAATTATGAACTACATTATTTGTAGTTTTTTCTTCTAGTTGGGAAAACATCTTTTGACAAGGACTGATATATGACTACAGAGATTGATAAGTCATGAAATTGTCTATTTATAGTCTATGCATTGTTATtccaatattttataaatttaggaTTATCTTTAATAATCCGGGGCTTGCATACATAAGCTGAAGGATACTTTTATATAACCAGGCTTACATTCACAACTATTATCTATACAAGCAGAATTCTCTGTGACGCATTGATTTTCTAGCCAACAGAATCCACCTAAAGGTGGCCCACATGATTTGTCTGTTGATAAGGTATGATGTGGCTTGCAAACACATGTTTCATTAATTGAGCAATCCATATGTAATGCATCTCTACATTCTGAACGTTTAGAGCAAGCATCTAGCGATgatgctaaaaaaattatacgtaaATACAGAAATAACAAAAGAAACTTTaggttgatttatttaattttttatttttccataaaattgCTTACTTTCTGCGCAATGTAAATCAGATGCTGGTAAATATGAGGGTTTGCATTGACATATATTATTGACACAACTGGAATTTCCAATGTGACAATGATTATTGTTTGAACAAGAGCCCCCAATGATTACTGTGCATGTGAATTTATTTAGTGGTGTACTGTTTTCATTGCAAACACACGTTTTACCATTCGAACATTTTgcgtttatcaaaaaattacagtCTACATCCGATTCACATGACGTTCCCAATGAAACTTGAACAACAAGtaatgtgtatatttaataataagtatatcaattacttataTAGAATCAAAAATATACAATGCATGTTTTCAAATATGAAAAAGGAGAATATTTGTACTTACTCGCCTTACATCGATCATTAGATACtgataaaaagttatttttacatCGACATATGTTCAGATAACAAAAAGAATTATCTGGAATGCAATCTTTATCTTCAGTACAATAACCATTTATTATTGGTTGACAGGAACCGTTCAATTCAATGTAATTTGGTTTACAGATACATGTTTGATTTTCTGAACAATATTTACGCACTAAATCGCCACATTCGCAATTTTTACGGCAAAAAACTCCTGTTACATCGCACTGTTCTATTGCAGGACAGGCACCGTTTTTCATCAGTATACAAGTTGTtctattaattgaaatataattttccatGCAAACACATTTTTTACCCGTTGAACATTCCGCATGGTCTATGGCATTACAATCTGAATCACAACTACAATCTCCTTTCAATAGCTCTGAAAAAATAGTAAGTTAACGAGGATATAACTTGCTTCTGATATGTTTATCGATCTGATTATATTAACCTGGTATGCAATTATTATTGGACTgcggtaaataattatgtttacaTCGACATCTATTGTCAATGCAAATAGCATTTGATGTTGCGCATACTCCGTGGCTTGAGCATGATTCATTTAACAAAGGTGCACACGTTGTTTTACTTAATGCAACGTGATTGGCAATACAAACACATCTGTGATTTACCGAGCATATTGAATGCATTACATGACCACAGTcatgattatttttacagaATATTCCTAGATATCCTTGTTATAgggaaaaataattgatgtaTGTCTCGAATTTCGAGCGCTACATTTGTAGTTGCACTGATTggagggtttttttttaatatcatataAAAAGATTTTCTAATATtgaagaaatcattttttagatATCGATTTCTTGTATTAAgcaaatatttcttactatttgataaataattaattaatacaaaagATGGTGtgtaagaaatgatttcttaaatatgAGCAAATCCttttaaatgctaaaaaatccTTCTGTCAGTGTAATACACTTACTTGACAAACATTCGTTATTAGATTGACGTACAAAGCCGTTAGCGCATTTGCATATGTTATGCTCACAAATGCTGTGGATGGGATAGCAGTCGGTATTTTCCATACAATATTCGCCTATAAGTGATATACATGTTGTTCTGTTGAactcaaaataatttgatttgcaaacgcatttattatttttagaacatTTTGCATGTTGTATTCTCTCACAGTCATTATCTCTTTCGCACGTGAATCCTAACCAGACTTAttggaaaaaacaaaaagttaaagaaaaaaaaatattttttatttatgtttttcacGACTTATGCTTACGGGGTATGCATCGACCATTAAAGTCGTGAATGTAGTAAGGTTGGCATGAACATTGGTTATTAATACAGATTGCATTATTCAAGCCACATCGTTCATTGTGACGACAAAATTCACCCAATAACGGGGCACAAGCTATTTTATCAATCTTCACATAATTGTGCTTACAACGACATTTTTTGTACTCTTCCGAGCATCTAGCATTTATTAATACCTTGCAATCTTTGTCGCCCTCACAATATTCATTGAACGAAcctaaaaagtaattataatcatttgaTAGTTCCAACACTGGACACTGTTCTCGTAAATCTCAATTTGTCGTTAAGTGATGGTCATTTATAAGACGCTTTTACCATCAATACATTCATCATTTGATAGTTTTATGAAATCATTATTGCATTGGCATACATGGTTGATACAAACAGAATTGTTCGTTATGCATTGTTCATCATTCCAACAGTATTCACCTAGTAATGGAACACACGCCGTATTGTTCAAAGGAACGTGATTCGATTGACAaacacattttttactttccgaACAAATTGCATTGCATAGATATCTACAATCGCCATCATATACACAATTCCATCCTAACAAAGCTGTAAtcatattataataatgataatttattttgaattcaatCTGATGGaatgaatgaatttttcttatgTTTTGTCACCGTTCTTAAAATACACACTTGGTAAACATTGCTCATTGTATAAAGGTGAATAAAAAGCTTCACATTCGCATCGATTATTAATGCATTttgagtttgaaattttacattCGTCATCCTTTGAACAAAATCCACCTATGATTGGCCCACACGATGTTTTATTAAACTGCGTATGCTTATCATCACAGacacattttttatcttttgaacaaattccaaattttattttatgacaaTCTTCGTGAACAACGCAAGGCTCTTCcaaatatactattaaatattaaatataactacatataatCTTTTCACACCCATGTTAACTAATATATTATGAAATCAATTTACTTGGATAGCATTTGAATTCTTGATAAACATAATTATGTTTACATCGACATTTGTTATTAATGCAAAGAGAGTTACTAATTGCACAAGGTTCATGGTTCTGACAACTTTGATTGTACATTGGTGCACATACTGTCCGATTGATCGGATGATGATTGATTATACACGCACATACTTTTTCTTCAATACAGCTTGAATGATTTATGAATTCATTACAATCAGAATCACGATCGCAAGGCATTCGCATATaaactgaattatttaaaattagtaaaaaaatcgaACGACAATAGAGCACCCTTTGCGCTTTCGCACTTAAGGTGtgcaatattaaatttaacatttgAAGAGCTGACTTAATCGAAAATTTACCTTCTTTACAGTGCGTATTAGATTGAGGAGCTGAGTTAGGCTTGCATTTGCATTTATTATCAACACAGGTAGAATCCTTAACTAcgcattcattatttttctcacaAAATCCATCTAAAAGTGGTGCGCACATGGTTGAATTTAATGCAGCAGTATTAGCTGTACAATCACATTTATTGTCATACGCCGAACACTTTGCGAATTTCACTACTTCGCATTTACTATCGGCAGTGCAAGGTTCTCCTAATATCTCTAGAACGTGAAAAAACGTCGATTATATAGAACTTAATTCGATTTCATTACttgattaattgtttaataagtGAGCTAACTTAATTTGCATTGATTATTAGACACAGATGAATAATTCGCCCTGCACCGACATTCGTTATGGATACAAATAGAATCGTCAGGTGCACacttttcattatttacacAATATTCACCCAGTAGCGGTGCACACATGGTAAAGTTGATTTCAATAGTATTAGATCTACAGATACACATACTATCTCTTGAACACTTTGAATGCAATATTCCATCACAATCCTCATCTCGTGCACAAAACATTCCTATATAcactgtaataaaaataaaattacaactaaTGATACCAGAATTTGTAAAAACAGGAAGTTTTTCTCAGTCATCCATAAAAGTACCTTGCTttttacatgtaaacaaaccattgagtttatttatttgacacGTACTCCTTAACATACAACATGGTTGTTGGTAGGCAGGATTGCACTGGTACAAATAtagttaaaatgaaatttataacaaattacGTTAATGTTGAATACTCTAATTTCTGCCCACAAGTAGTTGGATCCAAATTATAGTTTACACGGTTCAAATAAATGTATTCCAGATTAACACTAATAATCAATATTTCTTACCAAGTATACTTACTTCATCATTGTCCTGCGCACACTGagaattatcattattttcttttccgaAAATTGGATACACTACTATCAGAATAAAAACTAAGACCTGAAATAACCGTTGCTTGACctcaattttcatttttataatcattattgCAATTGCGATTTCGAAATTGCAAAATCGTTacagttataatttaataattgaagaattattttctaaattcttttaaaaaataagcgttctaaaTTTGTCGAAAACTAACACACTAATTGGGACAAAACTGcaataaactatatttttatcactatAACACTTAACAAATAATTGATTTCTATTTTGGTTTCTCGTTTTGTAGCTCTAACTATATACTAACGttgataaaatttgtacattttattctttttaacttgataatttatttttttatttttctaaaatttttttttgaatcaaggtcttacatacataaattcattcttttgattattttaataa
The DNA window shown above is from Microplitis mediator isolate UGA2020A chromosome 1, iyMicMedi2.1, whole genome shotgun sequence and carries:
- the LOC130669647 gene encoding transmembrane cell adhesion receptor mua-3-like isoform X1, translating into MFRVLVLILLYANTIFGNKNNYNYQCAQNNDQCNPSYQQPCCEIRSTCEKNKLHDLFTCKKQEYIGMFCTRNEDCDEILHSKCSEDNTCICRSNTIEVNFTICAPLLGEYCVNNEKCAPDNSICIHNECWCRANYSRLSNNQCKLKILGEPCTDDSKCEVVKFAKCSAYDNKCKCTANTTALNSTLCAPLLGGFCETNDECVVMNSICVDNKCKCKPNLHPESNARCKEVFMRMPCNRDSDCNKFINHSSCIKAKVCACIINHYPIDQTVCAPMYNQSCQDHEPCAINNSLCIDNKCRCKHNYVYQEFKCHPIYLEEPCVVHEDCHKIKFGICSKDKKCVCDERHTQFNETLCGPIIGGFCSKDDECKISNSQCINNRCECEAFYSPLYNKQCLPTLLGWNCEYDDDCRNLFSAKCSKNKKCICQSNHVPFNNTMCAPLLGEYCRNDEQCITNNSVCVNHACQCNHDFIEQSNNECIDEFLDVFCEKNQHCERAPNAKCSEKRKKCFCNSSHVKLSEIACAPLLGEFCRYNDTCGTNKSTCINNQCSCQPNYVRDSNYKCLPLLLGLACRADHDCSKIKYAKCSDDNKCVCKSNYLQLTNNTCAALIGEYCVESSDCHPMYSRCFRRVCRCADGFVRQSNNRCLSSDLKKYCDNNNGCVHVMHSICSENNECVCIGNHIALNETTCSPLLNEPCLNNEGCATSNAVCVDNKCQCKRNYLPQSDNYCIPERLKGTCDCNLDCKAVKHAICSINNKCVCKENYVSINETTCELIKYHFCSAKEQCYTKSKYCRQNNDCDDSERRYCSENQTCICKPTYIELNEICQPIIGGYCSKNEDCLPDNTFCILNVCLCKYNFIARSSDECIPVSLGMSCESNADCDSIKNAKCSNGKICVCIENSISLNQFTCTVIIGGYCLNDGNCYIEHSCCVNNMCQCKPAYLSASDDQCVKTLSLPDCSVRSDCRDALHMDCSINNKCVCKPNHIAFINQSCAPVLGGFCWLEGQCVTEHSDCIDNSCTCKPGYVQVSDNLCVQPLDYRRR
- the LOC130669647 gene encoding transmembrane cell adhesion receptor mua-3-like isoform X2: MFRVLVLILLYANTIFGNKNNYNYQCAQNNDQCNPSYQQPCCEIRSTCEKNKLHDLFTCKKQEYIGMFCTRNEDCDEILHSKCSEDNTCICRSNTIEVNFTICAPLLGEYCVNNEKCAPDNSICIHNECWCRANYSRLSNNQCKLKILGEPCTDDSKCEVVKFAKCSAYDNKCKCTANTTALNSTLCAPLLGGFCETNDECVVMNSICVDNKCKCKPNLHPESNARCKEVFMRMPCNRDSDCNKFINHSSCIKAKVCACIINHYPIDQTVCAPMYNQSCQDHEPCAINNSLCIDNKCRCKHNYVYQEFKCHPIYLEEPCVVHEDCHKIKFGICSKDKKCVCDERHTQFNETLCGPIIGGFCSKDDECKISNSQCINNRCECEAFYSPLYNKQCLPTLLGWNCEYDDDCRNLFSAKCSKNKKCICQSNHVPFNNTMCAPLLGEYCRNDEQCITNNSVCVNHACQCNHDFIEQSNNECIDDVFCEKNQHCERAPNAKCSEKRKKCFCNSSHVKLSEIACAPLLGEFCRYNDTCGTNKSTCINNQCSCQPNYVRDSNYKCLPLLLGLACRADHDCSKIKYAKCSDDNKCVCKSNYLQLTNNTCAALIGEYCVESSDCHPMYSRCFRRVCRCADGFVRQSNNRCLSSDLKKYCDNNNGCVHVMHSICSENNECVCIGNHIALNETTCSPLLNEPCLNNEGCATSNAVCVDNKCQCKRNYLPQSDNYCIPERLKGTCDCNLDCKAVKHAICSINNKCVCKENYVSINETTCELIKYHFCSAKEQCYTKSKYCRQNNDCDDSERRYCSENQTCICKPTYIELNEICQPIIGGYCSKNEDCLPDNTFCILNVCLCKYNFIARSSDECIPVSLGMSCESNADCDSIKNAKCSNGKICVCIENSISLNQFTCTVIIGGYCLNDGNCYIEHSCCVNNMCQCKPAYLSASDDQCVKTLSLPDCSVRSDCRDALHMDCSINNKCVCKPNHIAFINQSCAPVLGGFCWLEGQCVTEHSDCIDNSCTCKPGYVQVSDNLCVQPLDYRRR